One stretch of Methylococcus capsulatus DNA includes these proteins:
- the recC gene encoding exodeoxyribonuclease V subunit gamma, with translation MAPLNIVFSNRFEALIRRLFDDLAQGPADPFAAEQIIVPSAGVRRRLELDYADRFGVCANVEFHYLAQWLWAQIGQVIEVGESSPFEPSTLTWRVFRALGETALVSAHPRLASYLERADAAMRFDLAQRVARLMEQYITYRPDWLAAWQDGKPACGLPDAGREDEAWQAALWRALMDEMAVRFRSSHGAEREHPSAVFFRAVESMGPEETRRAGLPERAHLFCLPTIPPLYLDILGKLARWTDLHLYVLNPCREYWFEIVDPRRLSYLEVRGDALYRETGNRLLASWGQQTQAHIDLLFDKAETAVIDDVRFEPPGRISLLAAVQEAILNLRDPEPASCASVALDRSIEVHVCHSLVRELEVLHDQLLAMLGEEIPHASSIKCKSAPDRLVPEGERGDGAPREPPLKVSDILVVTPRLEEVAPLIDAVFGTAPVARRIPYTITGLRRAVANPAAAALLALLDLFASRCKASAVYEFLQRPLVYARFGLGPDDLERVHDWFRLGGIHWGLDGAHRKAVGVPEVERHSFADGLDRLFLGYALGEVPAPFDGRLPAADAEGLEALALGGFAHFVDLLAHWHRVWSTPATPAAWGERLNALVSAFLVEAPETVADLQEVREAIAALGRHWVEAAVSAAIEPDVVRVALEALLDDPVRGAMPSGRVTFTAMASLRSLPYRVVCVIGLNDGVFPSPDHPAEFDLIAQAPRRGDRQRRYDERNLFLDLLLAARDRLYLSYTGRSVRDNSHLPPSTLLSELLDYVLPLVAAEGGSLDEARRRLVVEHPLQAFSPVYFDAAMPKDARLVSFNSEYCEALRAARSPRPLGDGQGARAHDPQAQEPENPPVTLSQGERADHGSAGPNAVEEHNEQDLEPAPFFPAPLAAPEPEWREPNLEDLKRFFRNPCRYLLERRLGLSLAEGEAELADEEPFLPRYFDRGEVAERLLPLILSGATEEAVEAAARAGNEYPQGRLGEVLLEGELARIRDYAERIAEQTREDPLEPLAGTLVFEIEGETWALSGALGQVRPRGLVRWRYDDTRPVDYLSGWLDHLFLNALAARGVAPATTWISRDGEYRLRPVAAAQERLRELVALYREGLRLPLHFFPRSAWACALKLRQGESEAAEREARKRWEGSDHRRGESEDPACRQALRGQADPLDGEFFRAAQTMFGPLLDHLEDERIA, from the coding sequence ATGGCCCCCCTCAACATCGTCTTCTCCAACCGCTTCGAAGCCCTCATTCGCCGTCTGTTCGACGATTTGGCGCAAGGCCCAGCCGATCCGTTTGCGGCGGAGCAGATCATCGTGCCCAGCGCGGGTGTGCGGCGCCGGCTGGAGCTGGATTATGCGGATCGCTTCGGGGTGTGCGCGAACGTCGAGTTCCATTATCTGGCGCAATGGTTGTGGGCGCAGATCGGGCAGGTGATCGAGGTGGGCGAGTCCTCGCCGTTCGAGCCGTCCACCTTGACCTGGCGGGTATTCCGGGCTCTGGGCGAGACGGCACTGGTCTCGGCCCATCCACGTCTGGCGTCTTATCTGGAGCGGGCCGATGCGGCGATGCGTTTCGATCTGGCGCAGCGGGTGGCGCGGCTCATGGAGCAGTACATTACCTACCGTCCAGATTGGCTGGCAGCTTGGCAGGACGGCAAGCCGGCTTGCGGGTTGCCCGATGCCGGTCGGGAGGACGAGGCGTGGCAGGCGGCGTTGTGGCGGGCTCTGATGGACGAGATGGCGGTGCGCTTTCGCTCATCCCACGGCGCTGAGCGGGAGCATCCGTCGGCGGTGTTCTTTCGTGCGGTGGAGTCCATGGGTCCAGAGGAGACGCGGCGGGCCGGGCTGCCTGAGCGGGCCCATCTGTTCTGCCTGCCGACCATTCCGCCACTGTATCTGGACATCCTCGGCAAGCTGGCACGCTGGACCGACTTGCATTTGTACGTCCTGAACCCTTGCCGGGAATATTGGTTCGAGATCGTCGATCCCAGGCGGTTGAGTTACCTGGAGGTTCGCGGTGATGCGCTGTACCGCGAAACCGGCAACCGTCTGCTGGCAAGCTGGGGACAACAGACCCAGGCACATATCGATCTGTTGTTTGACAAAGCGGAAACGGCGGTGATCGACGATGTCCGGTTCGAGCCGCCGGGTCGGATCAGCCTGCTGGCGGCTGTGCAGGAAGCCATCCTCAATCTGCGTGACCCCGAGCCGGCTTCCTGCGCGTCTGTGGCCTTGGACCGCAGTATCGAGGTGCATGTCTGCCATTCGCTGGTGCGGGAGCTGGAGGTGCTGCACGATCAGTTGCTGGCGATGCTCGGGGAGGAAATCCCGCACGCCAGCTCAATCAAATGCAAATCCGCTCCTGACAGATTGGTCCCAGAGGGAGAGCGAGGCGATGGAGCGCCGCGTGAGCCTCCACTGAAAGTCTCGGACATCCTGGTCGTGACGCCCCGGCTGGAGGAAGTCGCACCTTTGATCGATGCGGTGTTTGGCACGGCGCCGGTGGCGCGGCGGATCCCGTACACCATCACCGGTTTGCGCAGGGCGGTGGCGAATCCGGCGGCCGCCGCCTTACTGGCTTTGCTCGATCTGTTTGCGTCCCGTTGCAAGGCCAGCGCAGTGTACGAATTCCTGCAGCGTCCGTTGGTGTATGCCCGCTTCGGTTTGGGGCCGGATGATCTGGAGCGCGTCCACGACTGGTTTCGGCTGGGGGGGATCCACTGGGGGTTGGATGGCGCGCACCGTAAGGCGGTGGGGGTGCCGGAGGTGGAGCGGCACAGCTTCGCCGACGGTCTCGACCGCCTGTTCCTGGGCTATGCGCTAGGGGAAGTTCCGGCGCCGTTCGACGGTCGCCTGCCGGCGGCCGACGCGGAAGGGTTGGAGGCACTGGCGTTGGGCGGATTTGCCCATTTCGTCGATCTGCTGGCTCATTGGCATCGCGTCTGGAGCACGCCGGCGACGCCCGCGGCCTGGGGTGAGCGGCTGAATGCATTGGTCAGTGCTTTCCTGGTGGAAGCGCCTGAAACCGTCGCCGATCTCCAGGAGGTCCGCGAAGCCATCGCCGCGCTGGGCCGGCATTGGGTCGAGGCGGCCGTGTCCGCGGCGATTGAGCCTGACGTGGTGCGGGTTGCTTTGGAAGCGCTGCTGGATGATCCGGTCCGGGGCGCGATGCCGTCCGGCCGGGTGACCTTCACGGCCATGGCCAGTCTGCGCAGCCTGCCGTACCGGGTGGTGTGTGTCATCGGCTTGAACGACGGTGTGTTTCCCAGCCCGGACCACCCCGCCGAGTTCGATTTGATCGCCCAGGCCCCGCGCCGCGGCGACCGCCAGCGCCGGTACGACGAGCGCAATCTGTTTCTCGATCTGCTGCTGGCGGCGCGGGATCGGCTGTATCTGAGTTATACCGGCCGCAGCGTGCGCGACAACAGTCATCTGCCGCCGTCGACACTGCTGTCGGAGCTGCTGGATTACGTGCTGCCGCTGGTGGCTGCTGAGGGCGGGAGTCTGGACGAGGCGCGGCGCAGGCTGGTGGTGGAACATCCGCTGCAGGCATTCTCGCCGGTATATTTCGATGCTGCCATGCCGAAGGATGCGCGGCTGGTCAGTTTCAATTCGGAATATTGCGAAGCTTTGCGGGCCGCTCGTTCCCCTCGTCCGTTGGGAGATGGGCAGGGGGCGAGGGCTCATGACCCCCAAGCGCAAGAGCCTGAAAACCCTCCCGTCACCCTTTCTCAGGGGGAGCGGGCGGATCACGGTTCAGCGGGGCCAAACGCCGTGGAGGAACATAACGAGCAGGACCTCGAACCTGCTCCTTTCTTCCCAGCCCCACTGGCCGCACCGGAGCCGGAGTGGCGCGAGCCGAACCTGGAGGACTTGAAGCGTTTTTTCCGCAATCCCTGCCGCTATCTGCTGGAGCGGCGTCTGGGGCTGAGCCTGGCCGAGGGCGAGGCGGAACTGGCCGACGAGGAGCCGTTCCTCCCGCGGTACTTCGACCGTGGCGAGGTCGCCGAGCGGCTGCTGCCGCTGATATTGTCCGGTGCCACAGAGGAGGCGGTCGAGGCGGCGGCGCGGGCGGGCAACGAGTATCCGCAAGGACGGCTCGGCGAAGTGCTGCTCGAAGGGGAGCTGGCGCGGATTCGGGATTATGCGGAGCGGATCGCGGAACAGACGCGGGAGGACCCTTTGGAGCCGCTGGCGGGTACGCTGGTATTCGAGATCGAGGGCGAAACTTGGGCCCTAAGCGGCGCGCTCGGGCAGGTGCGGCCGCGTGGGCTGGTGCGCTGGCGCTACGACGATACCCGGCCGGTGGATTATCTGTCCGGCTGGCTTGATCACCTGTTCCTGAATGCGTTGGCAGCTCGAGGGGTGGCGCCGGCCACGACCTGGATCTCGCGGGATGGCGAATACCGGCTCCGGCCGGTGGCCGCGGCGCAAGAACGATTGCGCGAACTGGTGGCGCTGTACCGGGAGGGCCTACGCTTGCCGCTGCATTTCTTTCCCAGGAGCGCCTGGGCTTGTGCCTTGAAGCTGAGGCAGGGCGAATCCGAGGCTGCCGAGCGGGAGGCACGCAAGCGCTGGGAAGGTTCCGATCACCGCCGCGGCGAATCCGAAGACCCCGCCTGCCGCCAGGCCCTGAGGGGGCAGGCCGATCCCCTGGACGGCGAGTTCTTCCGCGCGGCCCAAACGATGTTCGGCCCGCTGCTGGATCATCTGGAAGACGAGCGCATCGCATGA